A portion of the Stigmatella aurantiaca DW4/3-1 genome contains these proteins:
- a CDS encoding tyrosine recombinase XerC: MEPLSPLLEKFRIHLEHEKGASPHTVRNYLIDLVDFEKYLVGTMKLSLLAGTHAAIRGYLGTLSVDHAPASRGRRLASIKSFYKYLVRQKLLSASPAKLVKSPKLPKSLPKVLPVDEVFAILEMPSLKTVLGLRDRAILEILYGGGLRISELCGLNLLDVDRSGRIVRVMGKGGKERLCPVNEPSIRALEAYLARRGELLATPHAGQDPEAMFLNYRGGRLTPRSIARHLDTYVVKCALTRKVSPHALRHSFATHLLGGGADVRSIQELLGHASLSTTQRYTHVTVEQLQQVYDAAHPRA, from the coding sequence ATGGAGCCGCTGTCGCCACTGCTGGAGAAGTTCCGGATCCACCTCGAGCACGAGAAGGGGGCGTCCCCGCACACGGTGCGCAACTACCTCATCGATCTCGTGGATTTCGAGAAGTACCTCGTCGGCACGATGAAGCTCTCGCTGCTGGCGGGCACGCATGCGGCGATCCGGGGGTACCTGGGCACGTTGTCGGTGGATCATGCGCCCGCGAGCCGTGGACGGCGGCTGGCGAGCATCAAGTCCTTCTACAAGTACCTGGTGCGCCAGAAGCTGCTCTCGGCCAGTCCGGCGAAGCTGGTGAAGAGTCCCAAGCTGCCCAAGAGCTTGCCCAAGGTGCTCCCGGTGGACGAGGTCTTCGCCATCCTGGAGATGCCCTCGCTCAAGACGGTGCTGGGCCTGAGGGACCGGGCCATCCTGGAGATCCTCTATGGCGGGGGCCTTCGCATCAGCGAGCTGTGCGGACTGAACCTGCTGGACGTGGACCGGAGCGGACGCATCGTCCGGGTCATGGGCAAGGGGGGCAAGGAGCGCTTGTGCCCGGTCAATGAGCCCTCTATCCGGGCGCTGGAGGCCTACCTGGCGAGGCGGGGGGAGCTGCTGGCCACGCCGCACGCGGGGCAGGATCCCGAGGCGATGTTCCTCAACTACCGGGGCGGACGCCTGACACCACGCAGCATTGCGCGGCACCTGGACACGTACGTGGTGAAGTGCGCCCTGACGCGCAAGGTGAGCCCGCACGCGCTGCGCCACTCGTTCGCCACGCACCTGCTGGGCGGAGGGGCGGACGTGCGCAGCATCCAGGAGCTGTTGGGGCACGCCAGCCTCTCCACGACACAGCGCTATACCCACGTCACGGTGGAGCAGCTTCAGCAGGTCTACGACGCGGCGCACCCACGCGCATGA
- a CDS encoding DUF1795 domain-containing protein: MSSRTMQHGNLRMSLPEGWSDATQIVAVGPMEKGFRSSLAVSSEPSAPRESLAQHAARVLPMLNKVTEQFQLVSEGPATFGTQNGFLREYTHVARGVKLAQLQFYVMSGGLVHTFTYTQLAERMAMSRPTAEKLFASVFLGNAPVATPMSPRIRPKGVHFRFMRSIAA, from the coding sequence ATGAGCTCGCGAACGATGCAGCACGGCAACCTGCGGATGTCACTGCCGGAGGGCTGGTCGGACGCGACGCAGATTGTCGCGGTGGGGCCGATGGAGAAGGGGTTCCGCAGCAGCCTGGCGGTGTCCTCCGAACCGTCCGCCCCCCGGGAGTCGCTGGCGCAGCACGCGGCGCGGGTGCTGCCGATGCTGAACAAGGTGACGGAGCAGTTCCAGCTGGTGTCCGAAGGCCCGGCCACCTTCGGCACGCAGAACGGCTTCCTCCGTGAGTACACGCACGTCGCGCGGGGCGTGAAGCTGGCGCAGCTCCAGTTCTACGTGATGAGCGGCGGCCTGGTGCACACGTTCACGTATACGCAGCTGGCCGAGCGGATGGCGATGAGCCGTCCCACGGCGGAGAAGCTCTTCGCCTCGGTGTTTCTGGGCAACGCGCCGGTGGCGACCCCGATGTCCCCGCGCATCCGCCCCAAGGGCGTGCACTTCCGGTTCATGCGCAGCATCGCCGCGTGA
- a CDS encoding SBBP repeat-containing protein, translating into MFRSPTSLNLLAVVALMTGCAGEESATYDLLPTDSGKISHVQDGQLATTKQQIASLGFSTYLGFAGDEYGNAIAVDTAGNSYIAGTTTSFNGTTNVFIAKMSPTGTNLYFTYLPGTQARGIAVDSTGNAYVVGILSGGPTVLKINAAGTSIVYSATLGWNEISAIQIDTSGNAYVTGSVNNGVAGVDVAVGKINPTGTGFLYALAFGGTGTDRGNGIAIDRSGNAYITGNTDSTNFPLATAFQTVLKGPQDAFVTKLNATGSALSYSTYLGGNTYDYGNAIAVDTSGNAYVTGSTASLNGVQSFPVTTGTVQFNPGGGGDAFAAKFGTTGSRIYATYIGGNAAESGSSIAVSASGIAYVTGYTSSTNFPTSNLAYQRFAPAEVNAFVVQLTATFNAYTYSTYLGGSSADVGSAIAVNSTGVTYVTGNTFSADFPTTVYLPGGQYDAFVTKFNGP; encoded by the coding sequence ATGTTTCGCTCCCCAACTTCTTTGAATCTTCTCGCCGTGGTTGCCCTGATGACTGGCTGCGCGGGTGAAGAATCCGCCACCTATGATCTGCTCCCCACGGACAGCGGAAAGATCAGCCACGTGCAGGACGGCCAGTTGGCCACGACCAAGCAGCAGATCGCGAGCCTCGGATTCTCGACCTACCTGGGCTTCGCGGGCGATGAGTACGGCAACGCGATCGCCGTGGACACCGCGGGCAATTCCTACATCGCGGGGACGACCACGTCGTTCAATGGCACCACCAACGTCTTCATCGCGAAGATGAGCCCCACGGGCACCAACCTCTACTTCACGTATCTCCCCGGCACCCAGGCCCGGGGCATCGCCGTGGACTCGACGGGCAACGCCTATGTGGTGGGAATCCTCAGCGGGGGACCGACGGTCCTCAAGATCAACGCCGCGGGGACGTCGATCGTCTACTCCGCCACCCTGGGCTGGAACGAGATCTCGGCCATCCAGATTGACACCTCGGGCAACGCCTATGTGACCGGCAGCGTCAACAATGGCGTCGCCGGCGTCGATGTGGCCGTGGGCAAGATCAACCCCACGGGCACGGGGTTCCTCTACGCCCTGGCCTTCGGCGGCACGGGGACCGATCGGGGCAATGGCATCGCCATTGACAGGTCCGGCAATGCCTACATCACCGGAAACACCGACTCGACCAACTTCCCGCTCGCCACCGCCTTCCAGACGGTCCTCAAGGGCCCCCAGGATGCCTTCGTCACCAAGCTGAACGCGACGGGCTCCGCCCTCAGCTACTCGACGTATCTGGGAGGCAACACGTATGACTATGGCAACGCCATCGCGGTGGACACCTCGGGCAATGCGTATGTCACGGGCTCCACGGCGTCGCTGAATGGTGTTCAGAGCTTCCCGGTGACGACCGGCACGGTCCAGTTCAACCCGGGCGGTGGCGGTGACGCGTTCGCGGCGAAGTTCGGCACGACCGGCAGCCGCATCTATGCCACCTATATCGGTGGAAATGCCGCGGAGTCGGGCTCGTCCATCGCGGTGAGCGCCTCGGGCATCGCCTACGTCACGGGATACACGTCCTCGACCAACTTCCCCACGAGCAACCTCGCCTACCAGCGGTTTGCCCCCGCGGAGGTCAATGCCTTCGTGGTTCAGTTGACCGCGACTTTCAACGCCTACACCTATTCCACCTACCTGGGCGGGAGCAGCGCGGACGTCGGCTCGGCCATCGCGGTGAACTCCACGGGCGTCACCTACGTGACGGGCAATACCTTCTCGGCCGACTTCCCGACGACCGTCTATCTGCCGGGCGGCCAGTACGATGCGTTCGTGACGAAGTTCAACGGACCGTGA
- a CDS encoding helix-turn-helix domain-containing protein, with protein sequence MSEPDTVVSELAERLELDRTTIWALCRRFEHWGMQVVDDAPRPGRPRRLSPPPARRSGEAGLL encoded by the coding sequence ATGAGCGAGCCGGACACCGTCGTCTCGGAGTTGGCTGAGCGACTCGAACTGGACCGGACCACCATCTGGGCGCTGTGCCGCCGCTTCGAGCACTGGGGCATGCAGGTCGTCGATGATGCGCCTCGCCCAGGCCGCCCAAGGCGGCTTTCCCCCCCTCCAGCGCGTCGAAGTGGAGAGGCTGGCCTGCTGTGA
- a CDS encoding IS630 family transposase, giving the protein MMRLAQAAQGGFPPLQRVEVERLACCEPAGIGLHMTHWSTRSLAQAARLQGIAPTLSHSTVALILRDADLQPHRSRYWKTPVADNTFRTLSAPILWCYERAAALAQQGEVVMCVDEKPNIQALERRRPTHPMRPGLIERQEFEYVRHGTVNLLVKLVVHTGMMRGWCLEHNDSASLRAVLPQILGEHREARRIHLIWDNGSSHIAQETRDFLRRHDSRVRVLFTPAHASWLDQAELLLRAFEARYLLRGNWTSRAELIAHLDASWPEYNRLYAHPFTWSWTRARMQQWVARHGS; this is encoded by the coding sequence ATGATGCGCCTCGCCCAGGCCGCCCAAGGCGGCTTTCCCCCCCTCCAGCGCGTCGAAGTGGAGAGGCTGGCCTGCTGTGAGCCAGCGGGCATTGGCCTGCACATGACTCACTGGTCCACTCGCAGCCTGGCCCAGGCGGCTCGCCTGCAAGGCATCGCGCCGACCCTCTCCCACTCCACCGTGGCGCTCATCCTCCGGGACGCGGACCTGCAACCCCACCGCTCTCGCTACTGGAAGACTCCTGTTGCCGACAACACCTTCCGCACCCTGTCCGCGCCCATCCTCTGGTGCTACGAGCGCGCAGCCGCTCTGGCACAGCAGGGCGAGGTGGTCATGTGTGTGGACGAGAAGCCCAACATCCAGGCACTGGAACGTCGCCGCCCCACGCACCCGATGCGGCCAGGCCTCATCGAGCGGCAGGAGTTCGAGTACGTGCGGCACGGCACGGTGAACCTCTTGGTCAAGCTGGTGGTGCACACCGGCATGATGCGGGGCTGGTGCCTGGAGCACAATGACTCCGCTTCCCTGCGGGCGGTACTGCCTCAAATACTGGGAGAGCACCGAGAGGCTCGCCGCATCCATCTCATCTGGGACAACGGCTCCAGCCACATCGCTCAGGAGACGAGGGACTTCTTACGCCGCCACGACTCTCGTGTTCGTGTCCTCTTCACTCCTGCCCATGCCTCCTGGCTTGATCAGGCAGAGTTACTGCTGCGCGCCTTCGAGGCGCGCTACCTCCTGCGGGGAAACTGGACCAGCCGCGCCGAACTCATCGCCCACCTCGACGCCAGTTGGCCCGAGTACAACCGCCTCTACGCCCACCCCTTCACTTGGTCCTGGACGCGGGCCAGGATGCAACAGTGGGTTGCTCGGCATGGCTCCTGA
- a CDS encoding trifunctional serine/threonine-protein kinase/ATP-binding protein/sensor histidine kinase, whose amino-acid sequence MVDIPGYKVLGTIRATGSNVLFQAVREADGLPVILKTPIAPTPGPNERERYRREFGILQRLQAVRGVAKPYACERIRERPVLLLEKVQGEPLSESVGQPFGVSQCLGVAISLASTLAEIHCHNVIHKDIKPSNIILEPSGQARLIDFGVATLHKVEHLEAVPAHQIEGTLAYMSPEQTGRMNRAVDYRTDFYSLGVTLYELLTGQRPFQGRDALEWFHAHMAQHPRPPHELNPEVPLALSAIVMKLLAKVAEERYQSAEGLSADLERCREALGQNALEGFIPGTQDTSHQFQLPQRLYGREAQVATLLQGFERVARTGRPELFLVSGYSGIGKSSVVQELYKPVVQRRGFFLRGKFDQFQRDIPYATLAQAIRGLVQQLLAGSDEELARWRERVLQAWEGDGQVLVDLVPQLEVLVGAQPPLQVLPPNETKHRLHRVVWKFLQVFATTAHPLVMFLDDLQWADLASLKLIQQLLTQPEMPPVLWIGAYRDNEVSAAHPLMPVLEETRQAGVPVTGIRLEPLNLEQVEQLVADMLPGVSADVAGPLAALAHEKTGGNPFFLLQWMVTLNQDGLLVRIPGGWGWDAQGVRTRGYSDNVVHFMVDKLRQFPAGTQHLLRLAACVGNVFSVPVLGTLVGLGERGEVEQGLEPALQEGMLARVGLEQYRFLHDRIQQAAHALFSETERKAVHLRVGRLLLENLSQAEVGETLFDVLSQLNAGAELIDEPAERHQVARLNAEAGKKAASAVAHRPAIAYFKAAFALIPGDGWETDYELAFRVRLARAKCELQSSNIAEARSLVEELLSRARTPADSTAAYCLKRSICLAVGEIQGAITCMLECLARLGMPLSPHPTREEVVTAHEEMEALIGQRSIESFIDLPLMTDPDMKVAMSALSALYGPAYITDNHLLIIVLCRMVSFTLRHGFTDEAVPGFSWLGAVSGSFFKRYREGHALCLLARAFVERYDLTSYRALMLLCLHLSSNWNQPLSVSQELLQSCFQHGLQSGDFVVASYSCVSLMEVSLAMGQNLDEVYQGAVRCNGFVSQAGLLDAQDSFLSTLRYVQQLRGRSLSFTTMSGEGFDEQSFEAKLTPARMSTMRCEYWILKLQSRFMCGAYAEALEAAETSAGLLWSMKGSIAWREHHFYRALTLAACFGRATPEEQRRFLEDIELHRQQLAEWSANCPENFLALERMVTGELARLEGRSEEAIRSYEEAIRLARQSGAVHHVGLASELSANFWRARQSPIAADAFAREARAAYKHWGALGKVQHLDAQWPHLIAIPAADGTDTSSTDAAWVDALTVVKAQQAISGEIVLERLVTTLLRAAIENAGAQRGTLLLPDGDTLTVAATSSGVPGSAIVPAGEEVPELPWTLLAYVRRTREPVLIGDASRSHPFSSDAYLERSGTRSVLCLPLMRQEHFSGVLYLENNLATNAFSPARLTLLGYIASQAAISIDNARLYADVQRAKGELRQANDELERRVEERTHELKQAQARLVDTAREVGMSEVASNVLHNVGNVLTSAVINLETMHKAVGASRVSRLKQATALLLKHRESLTSFLALGARGGHLPEYLAALADELVREQTQLLGDLDAMGQHVEHIRAIVQVQQIYARTSLLTEECDLGQLIDDALRIQMVALQRHGVSVHRELSPVPRVKVDKHKVLQILINLFSNAKNALSTVPEGLRRMSVRLRVEGKRVRIQVEDNGMGIAPETRPNLFTHGFTTREDGHGFGLHSSALAAQMLGGHLMLESEGLGKGAVATLELPLT is encoded by the coding sequence ATGGTGGACATTCCTGGCTACAAGGTGCTGGGCACGATTCGAGCGACAGGCTCCAACGTGCTCTTCCAGGCGGTGCGTGAGGCCGATGGGCTGCCCGTCATCCTCAAGACGCCGATAGCCCCCACGCCGGGCCCCAACGAGCGCGAGCGCTACCGGCGCGAGTTTGGAATCCTCCAGCGGCTCCAAGCCGTGCGCGGCGTGGCCAAGCCCTACGCCTGTGAGCGGATCCGCGAGCGGCCGGTGCTTCTGTTGGAGAAGGTGCAGGGCGAGCCCCTGTCCGAGTCCGTGGGCCAACCGTTCGGGGTGTCGCAGTGCCTGGGCGTGGCCATCTCCCTGGCCTCGACCTTGGCGGAAATCCACTGCCACAACGTCATCCACAAGGACATCAAGCCCTCCAACATCATCCTCGAGCCGTCCGGGCAGGCGCGCCTGATCGATTTCGGGGTGGCCACGCTGCACAAGGTGGAACACCTGGAGGCGGTGCCGGCCCATCAGATCGAAGGCACGCTGGCGTATATGTCGCCCGAGCAGACCGGGCGGATGAACCGGGCGGTGGACTACCGGACGGATTTCTATTCACTGGGCGTGACGCTCTACGAGCTGCTCACGGGGCAGCGGCCGTTTCAAGGGAGAGATGCGCTCGAGTGGTTCCACGCGCACATGGCCCAGCATCCGAGGCCGCCGCACGAGCTCAACCCCGAGGTGCCGCTGGCCTTGTCGGCCATCGTCATGAAGCTGCTGGCCAAGGTGGCGGAGGAGCGTTACCAGAGCGCGGAGGGGCTGTCCGCGGACCTGGAACGATGCCGTGAGGCGTTGGGTCAGAACGCGCTGGAAGGGTTCATTCCAGGCACACAGGACACTTCCCATCAATTCCAGTTGCCCCAGCGGCTCTATGGGCGCGAGGCGCAAGTCGCCACGTTGCTCCAGGGCTTCGAGCGGGTGGCCCGGACTGGCAGGCCGGAGCTGTTCCTGGTCAGCGGCTACTCGGGCATCGGCAAATCCTCGGTGGTGCAGGAGCTGTACAAGCCGGTGGTGCAGCGGCGAGGGTTCTTCCTTCGCGGCAAGTTCGACCAGTTCCAGCGGGACATTCCCTACGCCACCCTGGCGCAGGCCATTCGCGGGCTGGTGCAGCAGTTGCTCGCGGGCTCCGACGAGGAACTGGCGAGGTGGCGCGAGCGGGTGCTTCAGGCCTGGGAGGGCGATGGCCAGGTGCTCGTGGACCTGGTGCCGCAGTTGGAAGTCTTGGTGGGCGCACAGCCGCCGCTCCAGGTGCTGCCTCCCAACGAGACGAAGCATCGCCTCCACCGGGTGGTGTGGAAGTTCCTGCAGGTGTTTGCCACCACCGCGCATCCGCTGGTGATGTTCCTGGATGATCTGCAGTGGGCGGACCTGGCCAGCCTCAAGCTCATCCAGCAGTTGCTGACCCAGCCGGAGATGCCCCCGGTGCTGTGGATTGGCGCCTACCGTGACAACGAGGTGAGCGCCGCCCACCCGCTGATGCCGGTGCTGGAAGAGACGCGTCAGGCGGGGGTTCCAGTGACCGGCATCCGGCTGGAGCCGCTGAACCTGGAACAGGTGGAACAGCTCGTGGCCGATATGCTCCCGGGCGTGAGTGCGGACGTCGCCGGTCCGCTGGCGGCGCTCGCGCACGAAAAGACGGGGGGAAACCCCTTCTTCCTGCTCCAGTGGATGGTGACGCTGAACCAGGATGGCTTGCTGGTGCGAATCCCCGGGGGGTGGGGGTGGGATGCCCAGGGCGTCCGGACGCGGGGCTACTCGGACAACGTCGTCCACTTCATGGTGGACAAGCTGCGCCAGTTTCCCGCTGGGACGCAGCACTTGCTCCGGCTGGCGGCCTGTGTCGGCAATGTCTTCTCGGTCCCGGTGCTGGGCACCCTCGTCGGCCTGGGGGAGCGGGGAGAGGTGGAGCAGGGGCTCGAGCCCGCGCTCCAGGAAGGGATGCTGGCGCGCGTGGGCCTGGAGCAGTACCGCTTCCTCCACGATCGCATCCAGCAGGCGGCCCATGCCCTCTTCTCCGAGACGGAGCGCAAGGCGGTCCACCTGCGCGTCGGCCGGTTGCTGCTCGAGAACCTGTCCCAGGCGGAGGTGGGCGAGACGCTCTTCGACGTGCTGAGCCAGCTCAACGCCGGGGCGGAGCTGATCGACGAGCCCGCGGAGCGGCACCAGGTGGCACGGCTCAACGCGGAGGCAGGCAAGAAGGCCGCCTCGGCGGTGGCGCATCGTCCCGCCATTGCCTACTTCAAGGCGGCCTTCGCGCTCATCCCAGGAGATGGCTGGGAGACGGATTACGAGCTGGCGTTCAGGGTACGGCTCGCCCGGGCAAAGTGCGAGTTGCAGAGCAGCAACATCGCTGAGGCGCGCAGCCTGGTGGAGGAACTCCTTTCCCGGGCGCGGACCCCTGCGGACTCCACGGCCGCCTATTGCCTGAAGCGCAGCATCTGTCTGGCGGTGGGCGAGATCCAGGGGGCCATCACGTGCATGTTGGAGTGCCTGGCGCGCCTGGGCATGCCCCTGTCACCGCACCCCACCCGGGAGGAGGTGGTGACCGCCCACGAGGAGATGGAGGCGTTGATCGGGCAGCGGTCCATCGAGAGCTTCATCGACCTGCCCCTCATGACCGACCCGGACATGAAGGTGGCGATGAGTGCCCTCAGCGCACTCTATGGACCGGCTTACATCACCGACAACCACCTGCTCATCATCGTCCTGTGCCGGATGGTTTCGTTCACCCTGCGCCACGGTTTTACAGACGAGGCGGTGCCTGGATTCAGCTGGCTCGGAGCCGTGTCCGGCTCTTTCTTCAAAAGGTACCGGGAAGGCCATGCCTTGTGCCTGCTCGCCCGTGCGTTCGTCGAACGGTACGACCTGACGTCCTACCGGGCGCTCATGCTCCTGTGCCTGCATCTGAGCAGCAATTGGAACCAGCCCCTGTCCGTCTCGCAGGAACTCCTCCAGAGCTGTTTCCAGCACGGTCTCCAATCGGGAGACTTCGTGGTGGCCAGCTACAGTTGCGTCTCGCTCATGGAGGTGAGCCTTGCCATGGGACAGAACCTCGATGAGGTCTACCAGGGCGCGGTCAGATGCAACGGGTTCGTGAGCCAGGCTGGGCTCCTGGATGCGCAGGACTCGTTCCTGTCCACCTTGCGCTACGTTCAGCAACTGCGCGGGCGCTCGCTCTCGTTCACCACAATGAGCGGGGAGGGCTTCGATGAGCAGTCCTTCGAGGCCAAGCTGACGCCCGCGCGCATGAGCACCATGCGGTGCGAGTATTGGATCCTCAAGCTTCAGTCGCGCTTCATGTGTGGCGCCTACGCAGAGGCCCTGGAAGCAGCGGAAACGTCGGCCGGGCTCCTTTGGTCCATGAAAGGCAGCATCGCCTGGAGAGAACACCACTTCTACCGCGCCCTGACCCTGGCCGCGTGCTTCGGGCGGGCCACGCCGGAGGAGCAGCGGCGGTTTCTCGAGGACATCGAGCTTCACCGTCAACAACTCGCGGAGTGGTCCGCGAATTGCCCCGAGAACTTCCTTGCCCTCGAGCGGATGGTCACGGGTGAGTTGGCGCGCCTGGAGGGGCGCTCAGAGGAGGCGATACGGTCTTACGAGGAGGCCATCCGGCTGGCACGCCAGAGCGGTGCCGTCCACCACGTGGGGCTGGCCAGCGAGCTGTCGGCGAACTTCTGGCGCGCGCGGCAGTCGCCCATTGCCGCCGATGCCTTCGCGCGCGAGGCCCGGGCCGCCTACAAGCATTGGGGAGCCCTGGGCAAGGTTCAGCACCTGGATGCTCAGTGGCCACACCTCATCGCCATACCGGCCGCGGACGGCACCGATACCAGCAGTACGGACGCGGCCTGGGTCGACGCGCTCACGGTGGTGAAGGCGCAGCAGGCCATTTCAGGAGAGATTGTCCTGGAGCGGCTGGTGACCACGCTGCTGCGGGCGGCCATCGAGAATGCGGGTGCCCAGCGCGGGACCTTGTTGTTGCCAGACGGGGACACGCTCACGGTGGCGGCCACCTCGAGTGGCGTGCCGGGCAGCGCGATCGTTCCCGCGGGAGAAGAGGTCCCCGAACTGCCGTGGACGCTCCTCGCCTATGTCCGGCGCACCCGCGAGCCCGTGCTCATCGGCGACGCCTCCCGTTCCCATCCGTTCTCATCCGACGCGTACCTGGAGCGCAGCGGGACGCGCTCGGTGCTGTGCCTGCCCCTGATGCGTCAGGAACACTTCTCCGGGGTGCTGTATCTGGAGAACAACCTGGCCACCAACGCCTTCAGCCCCGCGCGCCTGACGCTGCTGGGATACATCGCCTCGCAAGCAGCCATCTCCATCGACAACGCGCGGCTGTACGCGGACGTGCAGCGCGCCAAGGGAGAACTGCGCCAGGCCAACGATGAGCTGGAGCGGCGGGTGGAGGAGCGCACGCATGAGCTGAAGCAAGCCCAGGCGCGGCTGGTGGACACGGCGCGAGAGGTGGGCATGTCCGAGGTGGCCTCCAACGTGTTGCACAACGTGGGCAATGTGCTGACCAGCGCCGTCATCAACCTGGAGACGATGCACAAGGCGGTGGGCGCCTCGCGCGTGAGCCGGTTGAAACAGGCCACGGCCCTGCTGCTGAAACACCGCGAGTCCCTGACCTCCTTCTTGGCGCTGGGGGCGCGCGGTGGACACCTGCCGGAATATTTGGCGGCGCTCGCCGACGAGCTGGTGCGTGAGCAGACCCAACTGTTGGGGGATCTGGATGCGATGGGCCAGCACGTCGAGCACATCCGCGCCATTGTCCAGGTGCAACAGATCTACGCCAGGACGTCGCTGCTCACGGAGGAGTGCGACCTCGGTCAGCTCATCGATGACGCCTTGCGCATCCAGATGGTGGCGCTCCAGAGGCACGGCGTGTCTGTTCATCGGGAGCTGTCCCCTGTTCCCCGGGTGAAGGTGGACAAACACAAGGTGTTGCAGATCCTCATCAACCTTTTCAGCAACGCGAAGAACGCGCTGAGCACGGTGCCCGAGGGACTGCGCCGCATGAGCGTGCGGCTGCGGGTGGAAGGGAAGCGGGTGCGCATCCAGGTGGAGGACAATGGAATGGGCATCGCGCCCGAAACGCGGCCGAACCTCTTCACGCATGGATTCACCACGCGTGAGGACGGCCACGGCTTCGGCCTGCACTCGAGCGCGCTGGCGGCGCAGATGCTGGGAGGGCATCTCATGCTCGAGAGCGAGGGCCTGGGCAAGGGCGCCGTGGCGACCCTGGAACTGCCGCTCACCTGA
- a CDS encoding patatin-like phospholipase family protein, producing the protein MSDDATPPPAPGSHGPLGPLALALSGGGYRAAAFHLGTLRFLDRMGLLRDVAGLSTVSGGTITGMAWAVSMLDGKPFSEFYDAYSTYLKQTNVIHEALEGLTTHRAHGSHSWASLIRSAADVYARPSLLGDRRFGELLDTDKLPLHEVIFNTTEFHSGLDFRFRRSAPSQAILGNGRHRVPRSVAQHIRLADMVAASSCFPGGFEPLIFPQQFHWPQSYPLPAALQELGADFAHGLPLMDGGIYDNQGIDSLLLAFKTRTPPTLIISDVSTESSELYNVPKNPTSRGWVTLQGVSWMGWGLFFLALVSALILAWSGAAAARAGDWKWQDYFLYLVPSVLSASVAAGLFWVRRRLNDVNALLRKQMEVDAWPSFRKLTVNEFSQMLVLRIGSLLALTSSVFMKRVRGLIFKNLYRTSEYTGRRISNLISKLSTEDAPLFAEYPWIQPKPHLVKLGQQASQMATTLWFTQDDQFVTVESAGEATLCYVLLRHILKQHKGRYETAGLPLFDLFERLRKEWAVFNQEASVSGVQPKVAA; encoded by the coding sequence ATGAGTGACGACGCGACACCGCCCCCCGCGCCAGGCTCCCATGGACCGCTCGGTCCTCTCGCCCTGGCACTCTCTGGCGGCGGTTACCGCGCGGCGGCGTTCCACCTGGGCACGCTGCGATTCCTGGACCGAATGGGCCTCCTGCGAGACGTCGCCGGACTGTCCACCGTGTCCGGTGGCACCATCACCGGAATGGCCTGGGCCGTCAGCATGCTCGACGGCAAGCCCTTTTCGGAGTTCTACGACGCCTACTCCACCTACTTGAAGCAGACGAACGTGATCCACGAGGCACTGGAGGGGCTCACCACCCACCGAGCTCACGGCAGCCACAGCTGGGCCAGTCTCATCCGCTCCGCCGCGGACGTCTATGCACGGCCCAGCTTGCTCGGCGACCGGCGATTCGGCGAGCTGCTCGACACGGACAAGCTCCCCCTGCACGAGGTCATCTTCAACACCACCGAGTTCCATTCCGGGCTCGACTTCCGCTTCCGGCGCAGCGCCCCCTCTCAGGCGATCCTGGGCAATGGGAGACACCGGGTGCCGCGCTCCGTGGCGCAACACATCCGGCTGGCGGACATGGTGGCCGCGTCCTCATGCTTCCCGGGTGGTTTCGAGCCCCTGATCTTTCCGCAACAATTCCACTGGCCACAGAGCTACCCGCTCCCGGCGGCGCTTCAGGAGTTGGGCGCGGACTTCGCGCATGGACTGCCGTTGATGGACGGCGGCATCTACGACAATCAGGGGATCGACAGCCTGCTGCTGGCGTTCAAGACCCGCACCCCTCCGACCCTGATCATCTCGGATGTCAGCACGGAGTCGAGTGAGCTCTACAACGTCCCCAAGAACCCGACGAGCCGGGGCTGGGTGACGCTGCAGGGCGTCTCTTGGATGGGATGGGGACTGTTCTTCCTGGCGCTGGTGTCCGCGCTCATCCTGGCGTGGAGCGGAGCCGCCGCCGCGCGCGCGGGCGACTGGAAATGGCAGGATTACTTCCTGTACCTCGTCCCGAGCGTCCTGAGCGCGTCCGTGGCGGCAGGGCTGTTCTGGGTCCGCCGCCGGTTGAACGACGTCAATGCCTTGCTCCGCAAGCAAATGGAGGTGGACGCCTGGCCGTCGTTCCGGAAGCTGACGGTGAATGAGTTCTCACAAATGCTGGTGCTGCGCATCGGCTCGCTGCTGGCCCTCACTTCCAGCGTGTTCATGAAACGGGTGCGGGGCCTCATCTTCAAGAACCTGTACCGGACCTCCGAGTACACGGGACGGCGAATCTCGAACCTGATCTCCAAGCTCTCCACGGAGGACGCCCCCCTGTTCGCCGAGTACCCGTGGATTCAACCCAAACCCCACCTCGTGAAGCTGGGACAGCAGGCCTCCCAGATGGCCACCACGCTCTGGTTCACCCAGGATGACCAGTTCGTGACGGTGGAGTCCGCCGGTGAGGCCACCCTCTGCTACGTGCTGTTGCGCCACATCCTCAAACAGCACAAGGGCCGGTACGAAACGGCGGGGCTCCCGCTCTTCGACCTTTTCGAACGGCTCCGGAAGGAATGGGCGGTGTTCAACCAGGAGGCGTCCGTCTCCGGCGTCCAGCCCAAGGTGGCGGCTTGA